Proteins co-encoded in one Oreochromis aureus strain Israel breed Guangdong linkage group 3, ZZ_aureus, whole genome shotgun sequence genomic window:
- the LOC120438476 gene encoding uncharacterized protein LOC120438476, with amino-acid sequence MKDATRRQMVNILVAHMIDSHGMHFFDAASGAGYISWRLKTVQRKIRRGSPTPPNRLTDSSSGGPNLQRTVNVKHQLDGDACKEAMSLLNHTTDNCVILQKMKETFQHRQRLVNDPSRSVEQDFTLLFNDDRLLQKWKTFFRPNVIKEAKKLTSTPELLHFSQQKVIQKIIKMILQISTFDEIFSSSAFEQEMASLLVLLHLLPPPGGQRSPKISASDARQRLVVFHKFPYVNRSHAAVWKSISAINKVDNQTSSLSGIRRARLAPSTSPWMSISFHARQPLTRGI; translated from the exons ATGAAGGATGCCACAAGGCGACAAATGGTTAACATACTTGTGGCTCACATGATTGATAGTCATGG GATGCACTTCTTTGATGCAGCAAGTGGTGCAGGATACATTTCTTGGCGTCTGAAAACTGTCCAAAGAAAGATTCGTCGtggatctccaacaccacctaATAGGTTGACAGACAGTTCTTCAGGTGGCCCAAATCTCCAAAGGACTGTGAATGTTAAACACCAGCTTGATGGGGATGCTTGCAAGGAGGCCATGTCTTTGCTCAACCATACTACAGACAACTGTGTGATTCTCCAGAAGATGAAGGAGACCTTTCAGCACCGTCAGAGGCTTGTTAATGACCCAAGCAGAAGC GTGGAGCAAGACTTCACTCTCCTATTCAATGATGACAGGTTGCTTCAGAAATGGAAAACGTTCTTCAGGCCAAATGTCATAAAAGAGGCTAAGAAGCTCACATCAACACCAGAGTTGCTTCACTTCAGTCAGCAGAAGGTCATCCAGAAAATCATCAAGATGATTCTACAA ATCAGTACATTTGATGAAATCTTTTCATCTTCAGCCTTTGAACAAGAAATGGCATCACTGTTGGTGTTGTTACATCTCCTTCCACCACCAGGAGGACAAAGGTCTCCAAAAATCAGTGCAAGTGATGCAAGACAGAGACTTGTAGTCTTTCATAAG TTTCCTTATGTCAACCGCAGTCATGCTGCAGTCtggaagagcatctctgcaatCAACAAGGTCGACAACCAAACCTCCTCACTGTCGGGCATCAGAAGAGCAAGACTGGCACCTTCTACATCACCATGGATGAGCATCTCATTCCATGCCAGGCAGCCACTCACTCGGGGCATTTGA